A genomic window from Caldicellulosiruptor kronotskyensis 2002 includes:
- a CDS encoding glycosyltransferase family 2 protein, protein MIKKDKDFSLALCVITKNEENFIGGCIESVIDVVDEIILVDTGSTDSTKEIAFRYGAKVIETVWEDDFSKVKNLALEYVNTDWIIFLDADERLHPEDKNKMLETISKCADNTEAILTKILNYQDVYCSVTGEIHSNYRIFKNKKSLRFVYPIHENLFNIEENRPPITVISDIRIIHLGYISFIANKRQKSKRNISILKRYLEKNPNDFFQNLNIAVEYYRLGDYEKALFHLLRIKEQFSVFNLSASRYLKFLILTYLQLGKYKEAYDIIITAKRFFANVGNFDYYFLEILWYYYQNLFLICIKKIDELIQLIKKGGENDKDIHIFNINSVIGLGEKEFKILKAECYERLKKYKEVLNLFYEVAKEQSDIHFLFANLAQVLVSLYKYDEISRLLDREYLSDIDKAVLIHTYLENRTDNEIEELIESLSNNQLKEYFKCIMFLRKGKWNEAIELAASRIKDDSNTENEEFKFFYYIAFLKLGNISSISEMFKNNKSISVIDTLINKKFINRLESNSIKNVITALKKCNQRDLIESIINNLKYYKDLKVTAETALYLYETYDKLKAIELMIHIVREGYLDYRILYILADHLKRAHEYHEAINLAEAALAINSSYVPTYILLYELYSALSLTQKVDFIIDKFCETYTGIDFNWLIENSSKYI, encoded by the coding sequence GTGGATGAAATTATTTTAGTTGATACAGGTTCGACCGATTCTACAAAAGAAATTGCGTTTAGATATGGTGCCAAAGTGATAGAAACTGTATGGGAGGATGATTTTTCAAAAGTAAAAAATTTAGCATTAGAATATGTAAATACAGACTGGATTATTTTCTTAGATGCAGATGAAAGACTTCATCCAGAAGATAAAAATAAAATGCTGGAAACTATCTCAAAGTGTGCTGATAATACAGAAGCTATTTTAACAAAAATATTGAATTATCAAGATGTATATTGCTCAGTGACAGGAGAGATTCATTCTAATTATAGAATTTTTAAAAATAAAAAGTCTTTAAGATTTGTATATCCCATTCATGAAAATTTATTTAATATAGAAGAAAATCGTCCACCTATTACAGTTATAAGTGATATAAGGATAATTCATTTAGGATATATAAGTTTTATTGCTAATAAAAGACAAAAATCAAAAAGAAATATTTCAATTTTGAAGAGATATTTAGAAAAAAATCCAAACGACTTCTTTCAAAATTTAAATATTGCAGTGGAGTATTACAGATTAGGAGACTATGAAAAGGCATTGTTCCATTTACTACGTATTAAAGAACAATTTTCGGTTTTTAATTTAAGTGCAAGTAGATATTTAAAGTTTTTAATACTAACTTATCTGCAGTTAGGTAAATATAAGGAAGCGTATGATATCATTATAACTGCAAAGAGGTTTTTTGCAAATGTAGGCAATTTTGACTATTATTTTTTAGAAATTTTGTGGTATTACTATCAGAACTTGTTTTTGATTTGTATAAAAAAGATTGATGAACTGATTCAATTAATTAAAAAAGGAGGGGAGAATGACAAAGATATTCATATATTTAACATTAATTCTGTAATTGGTTTAGGAGAAAAAGAATTTAAAATTTTAAAAGCTGAATGCTATGAAAGACTAAAAAAATATAAAGAAGTGCTTAATTTGTTTTATGAGGTTGCAAAAGAGCAATCTGATATTCATTTTTTGTTTGCTAATTTAGCACAAGTTTTAGTTAGCTTGTATAAATATGATGAAATCTCAAGGTTATTGGATAGGGAATATTTGAGTGACATTGATAAAGCTGTTTTGATACATACCTATTTAGAAAATAGGACAGATAATGAGATAGAAGAACTTATTGAAAGTTTATCCAATAATCAGTTGAAGGAGTATTTTAAATGTATAATGTTTCTGAGAAAAGGGAAATGGAATGAAGCAATAGAACTTGCTGCAAGTAGAATTAAAGATGATAGCAACACAGAAAATGAGGAATTTAAGTTTTTCTATTATATTGCTTTTTTAAAACTCGGTAATATTTCAAGTATTAGTGAAATGTTTAAAAATAATAAATCAATTTCTGTGATAGATACATTAATAAACAAAAAGTTTATCAATCGATTAGAGAGTAATTCCATAAAAAATGTAATTACAGCATTAAAAAAATGTAATCAAAGGGATTTAATAGAGAGCATCATTAATAATCTGAAATATTACAAGGATTTAAAAGTAACAGCTGAAACAGCTCTATACTTATATGAAACTTATGACAAATTGAAGGCAATAGAACTAATGATACACATTGTAAGAGAAGGTTATTTAGATTATAGAATCTTATATATTTTAGCAGACCATCTTAAAAGAGCACATGAATATCATGAAGCAATTAATTTGGCTGAAGCAGCATTAGCGATTAATTCTTCATATGTTCCTACTTACATATTGTTATATGAGCTTTATTCAGCTCTTTCTCTAACTCAAAAAGTAGATTTTATAATAGATAAATTTTGTGAAACCTATACGGGAATAGATTTTAATTGGCTTATAGAAAACAGTTCCAAATACATATAA
- a CDS encoding radical SAM/SPASM domain-containing protein, with the protein MVAQIKPICGLDRVKLSAVIPLETPFSLYVFPTTFCNFKCIYCAHSLGLKEMKKRYNFEAQNMDIETFNLIVEQVKKFPQKLKLLSLTGQGEPLINRNISKMVEIAKKNDIAERIEIITNGSLLNKEVAKSLIEAGLDTIRISIQGLSAEKYKNICNYQLNFDEFINNIRYFFENKKQCNVFVKIMDIALEEGESEKFYDIFSKISDRMYIEKCKPVYDGVKYPEEAYNSIDRYGRAHIRRKVCPLPFYMLAIFPNGDVVPCDSIYKPIVLGNVHRDTLFDIWNGNKLKEFWLMQLKNMRQKNEKCAKCCAPDDVAHPEDELDSEAENILKRLTK; encoded by the coding sequence ATGGTAGCACAAATAAAGCCAATATGCGGTCTTGATAGAGTTAAACTATCTGCGGTTATACCATTGGAAACTCCATTTAGCTTGTATGTTTTTCCGACAACTTTTTGTAATTTTAAATGCATTTACTGTGCACATTCTTTAGGGTTAAAAGAAATGAAAAAGAGGTATAATTTTGAAGCTCAGAATATGGACATAGAAACATTTAATCTGATTGTAGAACAAGTAAAAAAATTCCCGCAAAAATTGAAACTTTTATCACTCACTGGGCAAGGAGAACCTTTGATTAACAGGAACATTTCGAAGATGGTCGAAATTGCAAAGAAAAATGATATTGCTGAGAGAATTGAAATAATAACAAACGGCTCATTACTAAATAAAGAGGTAGCTAAAAGTTTAATAGAAGCTGGCTTAGATACTATAAGGATTTCTATTCAAGGACTTTCCGCTGAGAAGTATAAAAATATATGTAATTATCAACTAAACTTTGATGAGTTTATTAATAATATAAGGTATTTTTTCGAAAACAAAAAACAATGCAATGTTTTTGTAAAGATAATGGATATAGCATTAGAAGAAGGAGAAAGTGAAAAGTTTTATGATATATTTTCAAAAATAAGCGATAGGATGTATATAGAGAAATGTAAACCGGTTTATGACGGTGTTAAGTATCCGGAAGAGGCTTATAACTCTATCGATCGTTATGGAAGAGCTCATATAAGAAGAAAAGTATGTCCGTTACCATTTTATATGTTAGCAATTTTTCCTAATGGTGATGTGGTGCCATGTGATTCTATCTATAAACCTATTGTATTGGGAAATGTTCATAGAGATACTTTGTTTGATATATGGAATGGTAACAAATTAAAGGAATTTTGGTTAATGCAATTGAAAAATATGAGACAAAAAAACGAAAAATGTGCTAAGTGTTGTGCACCAGATGACGTTGCACATCCCGAAGATGAGTTGGATTCAGAAGCTGAGAATATATTGAAAAGATTAACCAAATAA
- a CDS encoding FkbM family methyltransferase gives MKVVKNNSFQSKIKDLIMSYNNSEYGNRFFNEIISSDIFIYGAGNAGRMTYELLQKLNLDIVGFMDRKASVIEKCMNKPVYNVDDESINKERAFIIVAFRCSYDELKSVILWLNNLGYKKICYYHEIYNYIITKGLSENKLNGINDVLKLCQEKIFEVASYLSDKRSQELFYNFIEAVLCSNWNKFSKSDTDLQYFVNNIMFKKGYSRFVDCGAYDGDTAYMLNKVVGQFDKIALFEPDMDNFKKLSDKIKKYPIAKEHFLFPCGVWRETALVRFSAGKQSISAISEDGNVYIQCVALDDILIDFAPTFIKMDIEGAEYEALIGAESIIKKYSPDLAISVYHKIEHIWEIPYLIKKINPNYKLYLRTHGLYGMETVLYATC, from the coding sequence ATGAAAGTTGTTAAAAATAATAGCTTTCAAAGCAAAATAAAAGATTTAATTATGTCATATAACAATAGTGAATACGGAAATAGATTTTTCAATGAAATTATTTCTTCTGATATTTTTATTTATGGAGCGGGAAATGCTGGGAGAATGACATATGAATTATTGCAAAAATTAAATTTGGACATAGTGGGGTTTATGGATAGGAAAGCATCTGTCATAGAGAAATGTATGAATAAACCTGTCTATAATGTTGATGATGAGAGCATAAATAAGGAAAGAGCTTTTATTATTGTTGCTTTTAGATGCAGTTATGATGAATTAAAAAGTGTTATTTTATGGCTTAACAATTTAGGTTATAAGAAAATTTGTTACTATCATGAGATTTACAATTATATTATTACGAAGGGATTATCTGAAAATAAGTTAAATGGTATCAATGATGTTTTAAAATTATGCCAAGAAAAAATATTTGAAGTAGCTTCTTATTTGAGTGATAAAAGAAGTCAGGAGTTATTTTACAATTTTATTGAAGCAGTTTTATGCTCAAATTGGAACAAATTTTCCAAGTCGGATACTGATCTTCAGTATTTTGTTAATAATATAATGTTTAAAAAAGGATATTCAAGATTTGTCGATTGCGGAGCTTATGATGGTGATACTGCTTATATGTTAAATAAGGTTGTGGGGCAATTTGACAAGATAGCTTTATTTGAACCGGATATGGATAATTTTAAAAAATTGTCAGATAAGATAAAAAAATATCCAATAGCTAAAGAACATTTTCTATTTCCTTGTGGTGTTTGGAGAGAAACTGCTTTGGTGAGATTTTCTGCAGGAAAGCAAAGTATTAGTGCAATTTCAGAAGATGGCAATGTTTACATCCAATGCGTAGCATTAGATGATATATTAATAGATTTTGCCCCAACCTTTATCAAGATGGACATTGAAGGAGCTGAATATGAAGCTCTTATAGGTGCAGAAAGTATAATTAAAAAATATTCTCCTGATTTAGCCATAAGTGTTTATCACAAAATTGAGCATATATGGGAGATTCCTTATTTAATAAAAAAGATTAATCCTAATTATAAACTTTATTTGCGAACTCATGGATTATACGGAATGGAAACAGTCTTATATGCGACTTGTTAG
- a CDS encoding glycosyltransferase — MDIIKEIKKLLFNIDREINVVNSLKDIVELIKKFSIRAEEIIKIVLTEKINAKDKVLNDLAVYCFNEGLYDYIIPFLKASYDINSQHLDTLYNLGYFLSLLGEKRLALRYLESVGERDEQILNLINEIKSSIQKIKNDVMKLIEEGKITEAEKMAEENKNALEDKDEYIIKGLIAIKKGNLDEAEKILMEGLHKHADDFSLNYYMGLLYKIKCEYKLSEYYYKKGLDKAKNDNEIGRIYKDLQYLYYDYATYLEKKGIKSDAAVYYGLSCRYAKDKDLKNKLENLYGNNKTLRNIFDVAKQAQRRRYIILSSCGWGGIYQRPHHIARSLTKFGHEVMYVTPTVKVNISDKDFTVDDLVRYTFDNKIVVDGVNIFVPISVEHNGKEIITNYIEVVQKLIDSTKIESEPVIITYMPYQVNVIKSLKGRFIHIYECVDDHTDLENAFWGTKKDSIWEQELMDLADGITTTSLALYLERAAIEKRENVFLSRNAVNEEDFLIDNIHDIPEDLRNIPEPRIVYVGAIYKWFDKELFYDIIEANPDKSFVVIGFGDEKILDKKFNNLYFLGAKKHSELRNYLRYMQIGIIPFKDDENIVISCDPIKQYEYLACGLPVITTYMPETAIDKPYTFLATTAEEFNKAIKECLYLKCEEEVIDDFLVENSWNARAALLCRIADKAIVEEERESLEKHIKEMLDNIVQKYKWPIFQAMKAAYLNLEDGKRFEEASKEVYNLKKTNYTERLYLKALIQNHNIADLMNVILNSSFVREELKQEILYLQKTNNLKGIFVIGSICINDIKTALKLIGELDDDNLKVIYHIYLKTLLEEPVTQSERSLLFSFNHDSYIYKFLKRQIRREEIKNIYFNFYNQPFISIIVPTRNSADIVEYTLKTCIEQNYDNYEIIVSDNSSPEDEDTRRIVEELNCEKIKYYRTNGNLAVIENYEFAYEKANGEYMIILGSDDGLLLHCLEILPNLIKQFDYPLSISWDVVAYGWPNVAINSIRNGLFIPYPTQKSNIKYSIYDESVLKAVLNFEMRYSVLPMFYYNSVIKRDLAERIKKKVGKIFYCPPPDVYTGIVFAYLQRKYIYVHMPMTIGGSSHRSSGVNGLAKFNNFIGNNVVRYDTLEFEIKKLYEIGVPYEKFNAPYFAGEEGSVLIAALKAKELFFANDNNFEINVNNFFKACTKYLFNDENLEEKKKILYECILRYGDESLIKWYEDNYLNNKYFVGYENYFNSPLVPMFMENGRLIIDASKFGVTNVYEAAKLYRNIVGY; from the coding sequence ATGGATATTATAAAAGAGATCAAGAAATTATTATTCAATATTGATAGGGAGATAAATGTGGTAAATTCTTTAAAAGATATAGTTGAATTAATAAAGAAATTCTCTATAAGGGCGGAAGAGATAATTAAAATAGTTCTAACAGAAAAAATAAATGCTAAGGATAAAGTACTGAATGATTTAGCCGTTTATTGTTTTAACGAGGGATTGTATGATTATATTATTCCTTTTTTGAAAGCTTCATATGACATCAATAGTCAACATCTTGACACTTTATACAATTTAGGATATTTCTTAAGCTTATTAGGTGAAAAGAGGTTAGCACTTAGATATTTAGAAAGTGTGGGAGAAAGAGATGAACAAATATTGAATTTGATTAATGAGATTAAATCTTCTATCCAAAAAATTAAAAATGATGTAATGAAATTAATTGAGGAAGGTAAAATAACGGAAGCTGAAAAAATGGCAGAAGAAAATAAAAATGCACTTGAAGATAAAGATGAATATATCATAAAAGGATTAATTGCAATTAAAAAAGGAAATCTTGATGAGGCAGAAAAAATTTTGATGGAGGGACTTCATAAACATGCAGACGATTTTAGTTTAAATTATTATATGGGACTATTATATAAAATCAAATGCGAATATAAACTTTCTGAATATTATTATAAAAAGGGTTTAGATAAAGCTAAAAATGATAATGAGATAGGGCGGATATATAAAGACTTGCAATATTTGTATTATGATTATGCAACATATTTAGAAAAAAAAGGCATTAAAAGTGATGCAGCTGTATACTATGGACTATCGTGCAGATATGCTAAAGATAAGGATTTAAAAAATAAGTTGGAAAATTTATACGGCAACAATAAAACCTTGAGAAATATCTTTGATGTAGCTAAACAAGCTCAAAGGAGAAGATATATAATTTTGTCTTCGTGCGGTTGGGGCGGTATTTATCAACGTCCTCATCACATAGCTCGTTCTTTAACAAAATTTGGTCATGAAGTGATGTATGTTACTCCAACTGTAAAAGTAAATATTTCTGATAAAGATTTTACTGTGGATGATTTGGTTAGATATACGTTTGATAACAAAATTGTTGTTGACGGAGTAAATATTTTTGTCCCTATATCAGTTGAACACAATGGGAAAGAAATCATCACCAATTATATTGAGGTAGTTCAAAAACTAATAGATTCAACAAAGATTGAATCAGAACCTGTCATTATTACTTATATGCCTTATCAAGTTAATGTTATTAAGTCTTTAAAAGGGCGTTTTATTCATATTTATGAATGTGTGGATGACCATACTGATTTGGAAAATGCATTCTGGGGGACTAAAAAGGATAGCATTTGGGAACAGGAATTAATGGATTTAGCAGATGGAATTACTACTACTTCTCTTGCATTATATCTTGAAAGAGCTGCAATCGAAAAAAGAGAAAACGTGTTTCTTTCTCGAAATGCAGTCAATGAAGAGGATTTTCTTATTGATAACATCCATGATATTCCAGAAGACCTAAGAAATATTCCTGAACCCAGAATTGTTTATGTAGGAGCGATTTATAAGTGGTTTGATAAAGAGCTTTTTTATGATATCATTGAAGCTAATCCTGACAAATCGTTTGTAGTTATAGGTTTTGGGGATGAGAAAATTTTAGATAAAAAATTTAATAATCTTTACTTTTTGGGTGCTAAAAAACATAGTGAGCTTAGAAATTATTTGAGATATATGCAAATAGGAATCATTCCTTTTAAGGATGATGAAAATATTGTTATTAGCTGTGATCCAATAAAACAGTATGAATATTTAGCTTGCGGTTTGCCTGTAATTACTACGTATATGCCCGAAACGGCAATAGATAAGCCGTATACTTTTCTTGCTACTACAGCCGAGGAATTCAATAAGGCAATAAAAGAATGTCTTTATTTAAAATGTGAAGAAGAAGTTATAGACGATTTTCTCGTTGAAAATTCGTGGAATGCAAGAGCAGCATTACTTTGCAGGATAGCTGATAAAGCTATAGTGGAAGAAGAAAGGGAAAGCTTAGAAAAACACATAAAAGAAATGCTTGATAATATTGTTCAAAAATACAAGTGGCCAATATTCCAAGCTATGAAAGCAGCTTATTTAAATTTAGAGGATGGGAAAAGATTTGAGGAAGCATCAAAAGAAGTTTATAATTTAAAAAAGACTAACTATACTGAAAGACTGTATTTGAAAGCTTTGATTCAAAATCACAATATTGCAGACTTAATGAATGTTATACTTAATTCTTCGTTTGTGAGAGAGGAGTTGAAACAAGAAATATTATATCTGCAAAAAACTAATAACCTCAAAGGAATATTTGTGATAGGGTCTATATGTATAAATGATATAAAAACAGCGCTAAAGTTAATTGGAGAGTTAGATGATGATAATCTCAAAGTTATTTATCATATCTACCTAAAAACTTTATTAGAAGAACCAGTAACTCAAAGTGAACGGAGCCTATTGTTTTCGTTTAATCATGATTCTTATATTTATAAATTTTTAAAAAGGCAAATCAGAAGAGAAGAAATAAAAAATATTTATTTCAATTTTTACAATCAACCATTTATAAGTATAATAGTACCTACAAGAAATTCAGCAGATATTGTTGAATACACCTTAAAAACATGTATAGAACAAAATTATGACAATTATGAAATAATAGTAAGTGATAATAGTTCACCAGAAGATGAAGATACAAGAAGAATTGTTGAAGAGCTTAACTGTGAAAAAATAAAGTATTACAGAACTAACGGGAATTTGGCGGTGATAGAAAACTATGAATTTGCATACGAAAAAGCAAACGGAGAATACATGATAATTTTAGGTTCTGATGACGGACTTTTATTACATTGTTTGGAAATTTTACCGAATTTAATCAAACAATTTGATTATCCTCTATCAATTAGTTGGGACGTTGTGGCATATGGATGGCCTAATGTTGCCATAAACAGCATTAGAAATGGACTTTTTATTCCATATCCAACTCAAAAAAGTAACATAAAATACAGTATATATGATGAGTCAGTTTTGAAAGCTGTTTTAAATTTTGAGATGAGATACAGTGTATTACCCATGTTTTACTATAATTCTGTCATTAAAAGAGACTTAGCTGAAAGAATAAAAAAGAAAGTGGGTAAAATATTTTATTGTCCACCTCCTGATGTGTATACAGGAATTGTATTTGCTTATCTGCAGAGGAAATACATATATGTGCATATGCCTATGACAATCGGGGGTTCTTCACATAGAAGTTCTGGAGTGAACGGGTTGGCTAAGTTTAACAATTTTATAGGTAATAATGTGGTTAGATATGATACTCTTGAGTTTGAAATTAAAAAGTTATATGAAATTGGTGTTCCTTACGAAAAGTTTAATGCACCATATTTTGCGGGGGAGGAAGGATCAGTTCTAATAGCTGCCCTAAAAGCAAAGGAGTTATTTTTTGCAAATGATAATAATTTTGAAATAAACGTTAATAACTTTTTTAAAGCCTGCACAAAATATCTTTTCAATGATGAAAATCTGGAGGAAAAGAAAAAAATTTTATATGAGTGTATTTTAAGATATGGGGACGAGTCTTTGATTAAATGGTATGAAGATAATTATTTGAACAATAAATATTTTGTCGGATATGAAAATTATTTTAACAGCCCGTTAGTTCCAATGTTTATGGAAAACGGAAGGCTAATTATTGATGCAAGCAAGTTTGGTGTAACAAATGTATATGAAGCCGCTAAGCTTTACAGAAATATAGTCGGTTATTAA
- a CDS encoding glycosyltransferase family 4 protein: MNLTDYKIQHKIIVLEQPLKWNFINSAVEAGAKVSIFPDNSEIEDLLSESDIVIIHWWHHPKTSKFLYYLPEIPLRIIIWTHINNLTVPALNPNFLLEATRVIFTTEASYEAQVFKEIPADILKRKTGIVYGCPGLDDFVNTERKEHYGFNVGYIGLVDFSKLHPNFVEFCSAVEVKEAKFILVGDAPAKEYIEKRAEEKGLKDKFVFTGYVDDVKPMLSEIDVLGCPLMPYHTCTTENSIIEAMAAGIPPVLLNQLTERYIIKDGETGILVNSVEEYGQAIRYLFYNPDKRKEMGERAREYVLKKYTSKSFVESFISNCESAMNEPKKFVNFRKHLGKTPAEWFMSCLGKDYEAFKISYEAGIGNQTEEIKRLIKSTSPLLKQKNKSSVFHYKREFPNDDYLALWTKILGEENNESC; this comes from the coding sequence GTGAATTTGACTGATTACAAAATACAACATAAAATAATTGTATTAGAACAACCTCTGAAATGGAATTTTATTAATTCAGCCGTTGAAGCAGGAGCTAAAGTATCAATATTTCCTGATAATTCGGAAATAGAAGATTTGCTTTCTGAAAGCGATATAGTTATAATTCACTGGTGGCATCATCCTAAAACATCAAAGTTTTTATATTATTTACCTGAAATCCCACTGCGTATAATTATATGGACACATATAAATAATTTGACTGTTCCTGCTTTGAATCCGAACTTTCTATTAGAAGCAACAAGAGTTATTTTCACTACCGAAGCATCATATGAAGCACAGGTTTTTAAAGAAATTCCTGCAGATATTTTAAAAAGGAAGACAGGTATTGTATATGGATGTCCGGGTTTAGATGATTTTGTAAATACAGAAAGGAAAGAACATTATGGGTTTAATGTAGGATATATAGGGTTAGTTGATTTTTCTAAATTACATCCTAATTTTGTTGAATTTTGCTCAGCTGTTGAAGTGAAGGAAGCTAAGTTTATTTTAGTTGGTGATGCACCGGCAAAGGAGTATATTGAAAAGAGGGCTGAAGAAAAAGGATTGAAAGATAAATTTGTGTTTACTGGATATGTAGATGATGTAAAGCCGATGCTTTCAGAAATTGATGTTTTAGGGTGTCCTTTAATGCCATACCATACATGCACTACAGAAAATTCTATTATAGAAGCTATGGCAGCAGGAATTCCACCTGTTCTTCTTAATCAGTTGACAGAAAGGTATATAATTAAAGACGGTGAAACAGGAATCTTAGTTAATAGTGTAGAAGAATATGGACAGGCAATAAGGTATTTATTTTATAATCCAGATAAAAGAAAAGAAATGGGCGAAAGGGCTCGTGAATATGTTTTGAAAAAATATACATCTAAAAGTTTTGTGGAATCTTTTATTAGCAATTGCGAATCAGCTATGAATGAGCCAAAGAAATTTGTTAATTTCAGAAAGCATTTGGGGAAGACTCCTGCTGAATGGTTTATGTCTTGCTTGGGAAAGGATTATGAAGCGTTTAAAATTAGCTATGAAGCTGGAATAGGTAATCAGACTGAAGAAATAAAAAGATTAATTAAGTCAACAAGCCCCCTGCTAAAACAAAAAAATAAATCTTCAGTATTCCATTATAAAAGAGAATTTCCAAACGATGATTATCTTGCCTTGTGGACAAAAATATTGGGGGAAGAAAACAATGAAAGTTGTTAA
- a CDS encoding radical SAM protein, with translation MIIMKAKIKPSYDTNRKRLADIIPLSAPFTIFIEPTRYCNFKCFYCLHSTKDDKNGAWRMLGYRIKHMQFEMYEKILYDIKEFPERPKRIVFSGLGEPLMNPQLLRMIAKAKELNIADRLDILTNASLLTPELADALIESGVTRIQISLQGLDALKYKEVAKVDLDFSKFYDNLKYLYEHKGDCTIFIKIIDALLDNEVDMNRFYNLFGDICDQIYIEHLITLQPPMGDHKGLADNSRNLHNEEVSYRHVCAVIFYMLQIDVDGNVYPCPVNGLPQELIIGNIHVESLNRIWNGEKRINLIREHLKFNRNKIPGCSGCVSIACILDSNEYLDDVAGELLKRFNNFTKEM, from the coding sequence ATGATAATTATGAAAGCTAAAATTAAACCAAGTTACGATACTAATCGCAAGAGACTTGCTGATATTATTCCATTATCGGCACCATTTACTATTTTCATTGAACCCACTCGGTATTGCAATTTTAAGTGTTTTTATTGTCTTCATAGTACAAAAGATGATAAAAATGGGGCATGGAGGATGTTAGGGTATAGGATAAAACATATGCAGTTTGAAATGTATGAAAAAATACTATATGATATTAAAGAATTTCCTGAAAGACCTAAGAGGATAGTATTTTCTGGGTTAGGAGAACCGTTAATGAATCCTCAACTTCTGAGAATGATTGCAAAAGCAAAAGAATTGAACATTGCAGACAGATTAGATATTTTAACAAATGCTTCTTTGCTTACACCAGAACTTGCTGATGCTCTTATTGAATCTGGAGTTACAAGGATACAGATTTCATTGCAAGGACTTGATGCTTTAAAGTATAAAGAAGTAGCTAAGGTAGATTTGGATTTTAGCAAGTTCTATGATAATTTAAAGTATTTATATGAACATAAAGGTGACTGTACAATTTTCATAAAAATAATAGATGCACTTTTAGATAATGAAGTAGATATGAATAGATTTTATAATTTATTTGGAGATATATGCGACCAAATATATATTGAACATTTGATAACTCTTCAACCACCTATGGGAGACCATAAGGGGTTAGCAGACAATTCACGCAACCTGCATAATGAAGAGGTAAGTTATCGACATGTATGTGCAGTTATATTTTACATGTTACAAATTGATGTTGATGGAAATGTGTATCCATGTCCTGTGAATGGTCTTCCTCAAGAACTGATAATTGGAAATATACATGTTGAAAGTTTAAATAGGATATGGAATGGGGAAAAACGTATCAATTTGATAAGGGAACATCTAAAATTTAATAGGAACAAAATTCCTGGATGTTCTGGATGTGTTTCTATAGCATGTATTTTAGACAGCAATGAATATTTAGATGATGTTGCTGGGGAACTTTTAAAACGCTTTAATAATTTTACCAAGGAGATGTAA